In Perca fluviatilis chromosome 3, GENO_Pfluv_1.0, whole genome shotgun sequence, the following proteins share a genomic window:
- the LOC120556516 gene encoding LOW QUALITY PROTEIN: flocculation protein FLO11-like (The sequence of the model RefSeq protein was modified relative to this genomic sequence to represent the inferred CDS: deleted 2 bases in 1 codon), which yields MASLTVLLLHLLLMLSSASAWYYSYYGGSLTFTPKAQYSDGTYKVELHNKQTTIYCNLNYYSCSSGDCGTQTETTSTAFYSNSLGFYWCQYDAVNKINLNSNLPFEIRYPTNVIPYIGLGVWASNFRNSMGNWIMTAHVDLGTRSDTGESNRSPIIDMLPVLRVTRNCPRSFNMAVFDPDGDKVRCRVPTNSNTNECGLCGLTAGFSLDQNSCSLKYINSNQYGNHPIELVVEDFPNKPITLSYSDGSYTTKHPLSVLRLKRAATRATLTTAAPTTVAPTAASTTAAPTTVAPTAAPTTAAPTDATTTAAPTTAAPTAATTTAAPTTAAPTAATTTAAPTTVAPTDATTTAAPTTAAPTDATTTAAPTTVAPTDAPTTVAPTTAAPTTVAPTTVAPTDAPTTVAPTTAAPTTVAPTTVAPTDAPTTAAPTTVAPTDDPTTAAPTTAAPTAAPTTAAPTTVAPTDAPTTAAPTAVPTTAAPTTVAPTDAPTTAAPTTVAQQTAPTTAAPTTVAPTDAPTTAAPTTVAPTDAPTTAAPTTVAPTAAPTTVAPTTVSTTTATPTTVSTTTVAPTTAAPTTTQPYRTTIAPLSKLPLQFTVYVDYHNAPSCLDGDYFPVFSSPTPRNGVNLPAYVNRTLEIKVKSEAQYTTIYDLIVTGPKGISKQKISTEEFIINWTPTENELNDHFPICFISEARDMYYQVFQSEPRCVIVDVGSDETTVTCNETTITVEVEKSYLIRHNEGKLHLNDFSEASCDLTTRSNTTHLVAVMTLNTCGTTVEEDENNIIFKNMITSGDPTEIISRKNDVEIVFSCAYPKRTNLTLGFTHKNPYVFTEKGFGAFTFQFEFFQSQRFRKQIEQHTYPVEVYLKQMIFMQIEATTSIPNTELFVESCKATPYDNPNSRISYTIIENGCVRDNTVEIYNSSKSQFRFGMEAFEFIGAHEQVYITCSVILCETGVRGSRCSQGCINSNSGNLRVKREAVAQSSRHTISQGPLHLAKTSDSQASGPSLNMGLNIIFIVGCLLACGVVIYRSRRSKAKYQPRQPLRQTEDRDAI from the exons ATGGCTTCTCtcacagtgctgctgctgcatctgCTGCTCATGCTCTCATCTGCCTCTGCATGGTACTACTCGTACTATGGCGGATCACTGACCTTCACCCCAAAAGCACAGTATTCAGATGGGACTTATAAG GTGGAACTTCACAACAAGCAAACTACAATTTACTGCAATTTGAATTACTACTCATGCTCTTCTGGTGACTGTGGGACCCAGACCGAAACCACCAGCACAGCTTTTTACAGTAATTCCTTGGGTTTCTACTGGTGCCAATATGACGCGGTGAACAAAATAAACCTCAACAGCAACCTCCCCTTTGAGATTAG ATACCCCACTAATGTCATACCTTACATCGGTCTGGGCGTCTGGGCATCAAACTTCAGGAACTCAATGGGTAACTGGATAATGACAGCACATGTGGACCTGGGAACCAGATCTGATACTGGTGAATCCAACAGATCCCCCATCATTGATATGCTGCCTGTTCTCAG AGTAACGAGGAACTGCCCACGATCATTCAACATGGCAGTCTTTGATCCGGATGGTGACAAAGTCAGATGCAGGGTACCAACAAACTCAAATACAAATGAGTGTGGGCTGTGTGGGCTGACTGCAGGTTTCTCTTTAGATCAG AACTCCTGCTCCCTAAAGTATATAAACAGTAATCAATATGGAAACCATCCAATTGAGCTTGTGGTGGAGGACTTTCCCAACAAACCCATTACACTGTCCTACTCTGATGGATCCTACACGACAAAGCACCCTCTTTCAGTGTTGAGGCTTAAACGAGCAGCAACCAGAGCCACCCTAACTACAGCTGCACCAACAACAGTCGCTCCAACAGCTGCTTCAACCACAGCCGCTCCAACAACAGTCGCTCCAACAGCCgctccaacaacagctgctccaacagACGCAACAACAACAGCCGCTCCAACAACAGCCGCTCCAACAGCCGCAACAACAACAGCCGCTCCAACAACAGCCGCTCCAACAGCCGCAACAACAACAGCCGCTCCAACAACAGTCGCTCCAACAGACGCAACAACAACAGCCGCTCCAACAACAGCCGCTCCAACAGACGCAACAACAACAGCCGCTCCAACAACAGTCGCTCCAACAGACGCTCCAACAACAGTCGCTCCAACAACAGCCGCTCCAACAACAGTCGCTCCAACAACAGTCGCTCCAACAGACGCTCCAACAACAGTCGCTCCAACAACAGCCGCTCCAACAACAGTCGCTCCAACAACAGTCGCTCCAACAGACGCTCCAACAACAGCCGCTCCAACAACAGTCGCTCCAACAGACGATCCAACAACAGCCGCTCCAACAACAGCCGCTCCAACAGCCGCTCCAACAACAGCCGCTCCAACAACAGTCGCTCCAACAGACGCTCCAACAACAGCCGCTCCAACAGCTGTTCCAACCACAGCCGCTCCAACAACAGTCGCTCCAACAGACGCTCCAACAACAGCCGCTCCAACAACAGTCGCCCAACAGACGGCTCCAACAACAGCCGCTCCAACAACAGTCGCTCCAACAGACGCTCCAACAACAGCCGCTCCAACAACAGTCGCTCCAACAGACGCTCCAACAACAGCCGCTCCAACAACAGTCGCTCCAACAGCCGCTCCAACAACAGTCGCTCCAACAACAGTCTCTACCACTACAGCCACTCCAACAACAGTCTCTACCACTACAGTCGCtccaaccacagctgctccaacaaccacaCAGCCTTACCGAACAACAATTGCTCCTTTGAGCAAGCTTCCTCTGCAGTTCACGGTTTATG TGGACTATCACAATGCCCCTTCATGCCTCGATGGGGATTACTTTCCCGTTTTCTCGTCACCAACTCCGCGTAATGGAGTGAATCTTCCTGCGTATGTCAACCGCACCCTCGAAATCAAAGTCAAATCTGAAGCACAATACACCAC GATTTATGACTTGATTGTCACTGGACCAAAGGGCATTTCAAAGCAGAAAATCTCCACAGAAGAATTTATCATAAATTGGACTCCAACTGAAAATGAATTGAATGATCATTTTCCTATTTGCTTCATTTCGGAAGCAAGAGACAT GTATTACCAAGTCTTTCAATCAGAGCCACGCTGTGTGATCGTGGATGTTGGATCCGATG aaaccACTGTGACATGCAATGAAACAACGATAACTGTGGAAGTGGAGAAGTCCTACCTCATCAGACACAACGAGGGCAAATTGCATCTGAACGACTTCAGCGAAGCTTCCTGCGACCTGACAACACGCTCCAACACTACCCACCTGGTGGCTGTCATGACGCTGAACACATGTGGAACCACCGTAGAG GAGGATGAAAACAACATCATCTTCAAAAACATGATCACATCCGGTGACCCAACTGAAATCATTTCCAGAAAAAATGACGTTGAGATCGTCTTTTCCTGCGCCTATCCAAAGCGAACCAACCTGACACTGGGATTCACGCACAAGAACCCGTACGTCTTCACAGAGAAGGGCTTCGGGGCTTTCACCTTCCAGTTTGAATTCTTCCAGAGCCAGCGGTTCAGAAAACAAATTGAA CAGCACACTTACCCAGTGGAGGTGTACCTCAAACAGATGATCTTCATGCAGATCGAGGCGACCACTTCCATCCCCAACACAGAGCTGTTTGTGGAGTCCTGCAAGGCGACTCCATATGACAACCCAAACTCTCGCATCAGCTACACCATCATCGAAAATGG GTGTGTAAGAGACAACACGGTGGAAATCTACAACAGCTCCAAATCTCAATTCAGATTTGGAATGGAGGCTTTTGAGTTCATTGGTGCTCATGAACAG gtgtaCATCACTTGCTCGGTCATCCTGTGTGAGACTGGCGTTCGCGGGAGCAGGTGTTCTCAAGGATGCATCAACTCCAACTCAGGGAACCTTCGGGTCAAAAGAGAAGCTGTGGCCCAGTCTTCCCGCCACACCATTTCCCAGGGACCTTTGCACCTGGCTAAAACTTCTGACAGCCAAG